A region of Solibacillus isronensis DNA encodes the following proteins:
- a CDS encoding general stress protein, translated as MAIIKSVENGVQAKSVIESFITEGYDRDHIHVFANSNKRAEDIADFFDVDANKTPGTTENEKGFLASIKNFFQSTPEDLHHQLADIGVGENEHASAKNDLDAGKILIVAHHPGK; from the coding sequence ATGGCAATTATCAAATCAGTAGAAAACGGTGTGCAAGCAAAATCAGTAATCGAATCATTTATTACAGAGGGCTATGATCGCGATCATATTCATGTTTTCGCAAACAGTAATAAACGTGCGGAAGATATTGCCGACTTTTTCGATGTTGATGCAAACAAAACTCCAGGAACAACGGAAAATGAAAAAGGCTTCTTGGCATCGATTAAAAACTTCTTCCAAAGTACTCCGGAAGATCTGCACCATCAGCTTGCTGATATCGGTGTAGGCGAAAATGAACATGCTTCTGCAAAGAATGATCTGGATGCAGGTAAGATTCTAATTGTTGCCCATCATCCGGGGAAATAG
- a CDS encoding VanZ family protein: protein MKKWIVLVIIGVIVVMVMSNMSYEQQTIVPALKDLLKDKPFEAWLSQFEIPYWGQIISVETRGYFQFLEFLIRKATHFFGYGLLAVIFYTLYRKLKWRFPIVLAFFTVVVIASLDEYRQSMIPGRSGLVEDVVLDACGAFTLLVLAKLIIVVFKKDSTQK from the coding sequence ATGAAAAAATGGATTGTTCTCGTCATCATCGGAGTAATCGTTGTCATGGTAATGTCCAATATGAGCTATGAACAGCAAACGATAGTTCCGGCGTTAAAAGATCTATTAAAAGACAAACCTTTTGAAGCATGGTTAAGTCAGTTTGAAATTCCATATTGGGGACAAATTATATCGGTTGAAACACGAGGGTATTTTCAATTTCTTGAGTTTCTGATCCGGAAAGCTACCCATTTCTTCGGATACGGTTTATTAGCGGTTATATTCTATACTTTATACCGTAAGCTAAAATGGCGCTTTCCGATCGTTCTTGCCTTTTTTACAGTCGTAGTAATCGCAAGCCTCGATGAATACCGCCAAAGTATGATTCCGGGTCGCAGCGGCCTCGTAGAAGATGTCGTGCTCGATGCATGTGGTGCGTTTACATTGTTAGTGCTCGCAAAACTTATTATTGTTGTATTTAAAAAAGATAGCACACAAAAATAG
- a CDS encoding aldo/keto reductase, whose amino-acid sequence MKKRQLGTSNLRISEISLGCMSLPPNPAEAEEVIHAAIDAGINYFDTADLYNQGENEKVVGAALKPHRQNIYLASKVGNRWEEGKEGWSWDTSANYINKAVRDSLQRLQTDYLDLYQLHGGTTEDNWEEITDTFENLKKEGLIREYGISSIRPNVFMPFLQNSDAISNMMQFNIFDERASEFFDQIQQTGASVVTRGSIAKGLLTNEWRTRLKSYMSYDEAAAKDVLQKIEQQCDDVHAAALAFNLQYPTVASTVIGARTLTQLQQNLHAYEKAQIMQNISEIDSWTKTDRYTEHR is encoded by the coding sequence ATGAAAAAACGACAATTAGGTACAAGCAATCTTCGTATTTCTGAAATTAGTTTAGGCTGTATGTCATTACCTCCAAATCCAGCAGAAGCAGAAGAGGTCATTCATGCTGCAATTGATGCAGGCATTAATTACTTTGATACCGCCGATCTGTATAATCAGGGAGAAAACGAAAAAGTTGTTGGGGCGGCACTGAAGCCTCACCGCCAAAATATTTACCTGGCATCTAAAGTCGGAAATCGTTGGGAAGAAGGCAAGGAAGGTTGGAGCTGGGATACATCCGCAAATTATATTAATAAAGCGGTACGTGACAGCCTACAACGACTACAGACAGATTACTTGGACCTTTACCAGTTACATGGCGGTACGACCGAAGATAATTGGGAAGAAATTACCGACACATTTGAAAATTTGAAAAAAGAAGGACTTATTCGCGAATACGGCATTTCCTCCATCAGACCGAATGTTTTCATGCCATTTCTGCAAAACAGTGATGCCATCAGCAATATGATGCAGTTTAATATTTTTGATGAACGTGCAAGCGAATTTTTCGATCAGATTCAACAGACAGGTGCTTCTGTCGTAACACGCGGATCGATTGCAAAAGGGTTGCTGACGAACGAATGGCGCACACGCTTAAAGTCTTATATGAGCTATGATGAAGCGGCAGCAAAAGATGTGCTGCAAAAAATTGAACAGCAATGCGATGATGTACATGCAGCTGCCCTCGCTTTCAATTTACAATACCCAACGGTTGCTTCTACAGTAATTGGAGCGCGTACACTCACACAACTGCAGCAAAATCTGCATGCTTATGAAAAAGCGCAAATAATGCAAAATATTTCGGAGATCGACAGCTGGACAAAAACCGACCGTTACACTGAGCATAGATGA
- the xerD gene encoding site-specific tyrosine recombinase XerD — MQALKDSIEDYLHFIKVERQLSDNTLQSYKRDLVAYARHIHHEQQIMEFDKVMREHILLYLDSLRSVGKSSKTISRQISSIRSFHQFLLREKVTNQDPTVHLEMPKKELSLPKVLSIEEIDALLTAPSVEKPQGTRDIAILEMMYGSGMRISELIELNLEDVHMTMGFVRVFGKGGKERIIPLGRSAISACVNYLEQARPQLLGDAPKNDAFFITQRGKRFTRQGCWKIIKEHASAAGISKEITPHVLRHSFATHLIENGADLRAVQELLGHADISTTQIYTHVSKTRLSEVYKQFHPRA; from the coding sequence ATGCAAGCTTTAAAAGATTCAATAGAAGATTATCTACATTTTATTAAAGTCGAACGTCAGCTATCTGATAATACATTACAATCCTATAAGCGTGATTTAGTCGCATATGCCCGTCACATCCATCATGAACAGCAGATCATGGAATTTGATAAAGTTATGCGCGAACATATTTTGCTTTATTTGGACAGCTTACGGTCTGTAGGAAAATCATCGAAGACGATATCGAGACAAATTTCATCGATTCGTTCTTTTCATCAGTTTTTATTGAGGGAAAAGGTGACGAATCAAGATCCTACCGTTCATTTGGAAATGCCTAAAAAAGAACTGTCTTTACCAAAAGTATTATCAATAGAAGAAATTGATGCACTTTTGACAGCACCGTCCGTTGAAAAACCACAGGGCACTCGGGATATTGCCATTTTGGAAATGATGTACGGTTCCGGAATGCGTATCAGTGAACTGATTGAACTGAACTTGGAAGATGTTCATATGACAATGGGCTTCGTCCGTGTATTTGGTAAGGGTGGAAAAGAACGTATTATACCGCTTGGGCGAAGTGCGATTTCTGCGTGTGTAAATTATTTGGAGCAGGCGAGACCTCAGCTTTTAGGTGATGCACCTAAAAATGATGCGTTTTTCATTACGCAGAGAGGGAAAAGATTCACGAGACAAGGCTGCTGGAAAATCATTAAGGAACATGCGTCAGCAGCAGGTATTTCCAAAGAAATTACACCGCATGTTCTGCGCCATTCCTTTGCGACACATCTCATTGAAAATGGTGCCGATTTGCGTGCGGTACAGGAGCTTTTAGGCCATGCAGATATATCAACGACACAAATTTATACACATGTAAGTAAAACCCGTTTATCGGAAGTATATAAACAATTCCATCCTCGTGCTTAA
- a CDS encoding MerR family transcriptional regulator, with product MTKRTIDYYTNLGLLKVERSASNYRYYDKEMIERIHWIEEQKKLGKCLEEIHRSLGPSKEEPEEIDVQDIRLQMRKLEHDVTVLMEHLDDKERQKLRKKVSPESVALMQSLLLILNN from the coding sequence GTGACAAAACGAACTATTGATTATTATACGAATTTGGGCCTTCTAAAAGTTGAACGTTCGGCATCCAATTATCGCTATTATGATAAAGAGATGATTGAACGTATACACTGGATTGAAGAGCAGAAGAAGCTTGGCAAGTGCCTCGAAGAAATTCACCGCTCACTTGGCCCTTCAAAAGAAGAACCCGAAGAAATCGATGTTCAGGATATTCGACTGCAAATGCGCAAGCTAGAACATGATGTAACGGTATTAATGGAGCATTTAGATGACAAAGAGCGGCAGAAACTCCGTAAAAAAGTTTCGCCTGAAAGTGTTGCACTCATGCAATCACTATTATTAATTTTAAATAACTAG
- a CDS encoding hemolysin family protein, translating to MTTIINLIIFAVLIAFTAFFVATEFAIVKVRQSRIDQLVAEGKAGSISAKNVTSHLDEYLSACQLGITVTALGIGMVGESTFEFILHPFFESIGIDTEYIHWFTLGGAFFLATFFHVVVGELAPKTIAIQKAEAITLAFAKPIQLFYKLMFPLIWLLNGSARLLLKLFGMRPASEHELSHTEEELRLLLSESYKSGEINVNELKYVNNVFEFDDKIAREIMVPRTDIVGFDVTATFEEVLTQVSEERYTRYPVYDGDRDNILGFLNIKDFLTLGMNNRINPATFKLEDYINPVVRTIETTPIQSLLQIMQKKRIHIAILLDEYGGTSGMITVEDILEELVGEIRDEFDDDEVSDIRKIGDDHYLVYSKVLLEDISKLLFLDIEDPNVDTIGGWYFTNMPDLNIEDTFIFENYAFKIHEIDGHQLQFLEIKKMHDLIEQ from the coding sequence TTGACCACAATCATTAACTTAATTATTTTCGCGGTTTTAATCGCTTTTACGGCCTTTTTCGTTGCAACGGAATTTGCGATCGTAAAAGTACGTCAATCTCGTATTGACCAACTTGTAGCTGAGGGTAAAGCCGGTTCCATTTCAGCTAAAAATGTAACATCCCACCTTGATGAATATTTATCGGCATGTCAATTAGGTATTACGGTTACTGCGCTAGGAATCGGTATGGTCGGTGAATCCACATTTGAGTTTATACTTCACCCATTCTTTGAATCGATTGGAATTGACACAGAATATATTCATTGGTTTACATTAGGTGGCGCATTCTTTTTAGCGACATTCTTCCACGTAGTAGTAGGTGAACTTGCACCTAAAACGATTGCCATCCAAAAAGCGGAAGCGATTACACTGGCATTCGCAAAGCCTATACAATTATTCTATAAACTTATGTTCCCGTTAATCTGGCTTTTAAATGGTTCAGCACGTTTATTATTAAAATTGTTCGGGATGCGACCAGCGAGCGAACATGAACTCTCTCATACGGAAGAGGAATTGCGCCTGCTTCTATCGGAGAGCTATAAATCCGGCGAGATCAATGTAAACGAATTAAAATATGTAAACAATGTATTTGAATTCGATGATAAAATCGCACGTGAAATTATGGTTCCCCGTACTGATATTGTCGGCTTTGATGTAACTGCAACGTTCGAAGAAGTTTTAACACAAGTTTCAGAGGAACGCTATACACGCTACCCGGTTTATGATGGGGACCGCGACAATATATTAGGTTTTTTAAACATTAAAGACTTTTTAACACTCGGTATGAATAATCGGATCAATCCGGCGACATTTAAATTGGAAGACTATATTAATCCGGTCGTTCGCACAATTGAAACAACACCGATTCAAAGTTTGCTTCAGATAATGCAGAAAAAGCGTATTCACATTGCGATCCTGCTTGATGAATATGGCGGAACGAGCGGTATGATTACCGTTGAAGACATTTTGGAAGAGCTTGTCGGTGAAATTCGCGATGAGTTTGATGATGATGAAGTTTCAGATATTCGTAAAATTGGTGATGATCATTATTTAGTCTATTCTAAGGTATTGCTTGAAGATATTTCTAAACTGCTGTTTCTTGATATTGAAGACCCGAATGTTGATACAATCGGGGGCTGGTACTTCACAAACATGCCAGATTTAAATATTGAAGATACATTTATTTTCGAAAACTATGCATTTAAAATCCATGAAATTGATGGCCATCAGCTGCAGTTTTTAGAAATAAAGAAAATGCATGATCTCATAGAACAGTAG
- a CDS encoding NUDIX domain-containing protein, with the protein MKKFEEKTIQSQPIYSGKVISLKVDDVSLPNGETGKREIINHPGAVAVIAITENNKILLVEQYRKALERSIVEIPAGKLEKGEEPIVTARRELEEETGYTSDHFEFIQAFATSPGFADEIIHIYVAEKLKKLDIPAELDEDEFVELMEVSLEEAEAMVADGRIYDAKTAFAILWLKLKMKLNQ; encoded by the coding sequence ATGAAAAAATTTGAAGAAAAAACAATTCAATCCCAACCAATCTATTCCGGGAAGGTTATTTCATTAAAAGTAGACGATGTATCGCTTCCGAATGGTGAAACAGGGAAGCGTGAAATTATTAATCATCCAGGAGCAGTTGCAGTAATTGCCATCACGGAAAACAATAAAATTTTACTTGTTGAGCAATACCGTAAAGCTCTTGAACGTTCCATTGTGGAAATTCCTGCCGGTAAGCTGGAAAAAGGGGAGGAGCCTATTGTAACGGCCCGCCGCGAATTGGAGGAAGAGACAGGGTATACGTCTGATCATTTCGAATTTATTCAGGCTTTCGCTACTTCACCCGGGTTTGCGGATGAAATTATTCATATTTACGTAGCAGAAAAGTTGAAAAAATTAGACATTCCCGCTGAATTAGACGAAGATGAATTTGTAGAGTTAATGGAAGTATCACTGGAAGAAGCTGAAGCGATGGTTGCGGACGGCCGTATTTACGATGCCAAAACGGCTTTTGCGATTTTATGGCTGAAATTAAAAATGAAATTAAATCAATAA
- a CDS encoding YqkE family protein, whose amino-acid sequence MAKKKQQRTTNEFELPKDKAATLADQLGGDVLAKLKAAKQEMVADEKAKEEERLAKAAFERKQREKNMSFEELLNQYGDKGSKF is encoded by the coding sequence ATGGCAAAAAAGAAACAGCAAAGAACGACGAATGAATTCGAGCTTCCAAAAGATAAGGCAGCAACATTGGCCGATCAGTTAGGCGGCGATGTATTAGCCAAGCTGAAGGCAGCGAAGCAGGAAATGGTGGCAGACGAAAAGGCGAAAGAAGAAGAGCGTCTGGCAAAAGCGGCATTCGAACGCAAACAACGCGAAAAAAATATGAGCTTTGAAGAACTGTTAAATCAATACGGCGACAAAGGTTCGAAATTTTAA
- the fur gene encoding ferric iron uptake transcriptional regulator, producing MESRIDRIKKQLHSASYKLTPQREATVAVLLEHEEDHLSAEDVYLLVKEKAPEIGLATVYRTLELLTELKIVDKINFGDGVSRYDLRQEGAKHFHHHLVCIECGAVDEIQEDLLEDVEEIVEKRWNFIIKDHRLTFHGICWRCHDNNDNSGDSNA from the coding sequence ATGGAGAGCCGTATTGATCGAATTAAAAAGCAACTGCATAGTGCGAGCTATAAGCTGACGCCACAGCGAGAAGCAACAGTAGCGGTTTTACTGGAGCATGAGGAAGATCATTTAAGTGCTGAAGATGTTTACTTATTAGTAAAAGAAAAAGCACCAGAGATTGGACTAGCTACTGTATACCGTACATTGGAGCTTTTAACAGAGCTGAAAATTGTCGATAAAATTAATTTTGGTGATGGAGTGTCCCGTTATGATTTACGTCAAGAGGGCGCAAAGCATTTCCATCATCATCTAGTTTGTATCGAATGTGGCGCAGTAGATGAAATTCAAGAAGATTTACTAGAAGATGTAGAAGAAATTGTGGAGAAACGTTGGAACTTTATAATCAAAGATCACCGTCTGACATTCCATGGCATCTGCTGGCGTTGTCATGATAATAATGACAACTCTGGAGACAGCAATGCATAA